The proteins below are encoded in one region of Shewanella algae:
- the atpH gene encoding F0F1 ATP synthase subunit delta, which produces MAELTTIARPYAKAAFDFAVEHQAVENWAEMLDFAAMVSENESMKPLLAGSMSSNKLAALFINICGEQIDEHGQNLIKVMAENGRLEVLPAVSQLYAEFRHEWAKEIEASVVSATELSSEQQQQISVSLEKRLARKVKLNCSVNAELIAGVIIKAGDLVIDGSIRGKLNRLSDKLQS; this is translated from the coding sequence ATGGCTGAGTTAACCACCATTGCTCGCCCTTACGCTAAGGCAGCTTTTGACTTTGCTGTTGAACATCAAGCAGTAGAAAACTGGGCAGAAATGCTCGATTTCGCGGCAATGGTGAGTGAAAACGAATCCATGAAGCCACTGCTGGCTGGATCTATGTCCAGCAATAAGCTAGCTGCACTCTTTATCAATATCTGTGGCGAGCAAATTGATGAGCACGGTCAAAATCTGATCAAGGTAATGGCTGAAAACGGTCGCTTGGAGGTACTGCCTGCTGTATCTCAGCTCTATGCTGAGTTTCGCCACGAATGGGCTAAGGAAATCGAAGCCAGCGTGGTGTCTGCTACTGAGCTTAGCTCTGAGCAGCAACAGCAGATCAGTGTTTCTTTAGAGAAACGTCTCGCACGCAAAGTTAAGCTGAATTGCAGCGTCAACGCCGAGCTTATCGCCGGTGTAATTATCAAGGCAGGGGATCTGGTGATAGATGGATCCATCCGCGGTAAATTGAACCGCCTGTCTGATAAGCTGCAGTCGTAA
- the atpE gene encoding F0F1 ATP synthase subunit C, with protein sequence METILGFTAIAVALLIGLGALGTAIGFGLLGGKFLEGAARQPEMAPMLQVKMFIVAGLLDAVTMIGVGIALYMLFTNPLGAML encoded by the coding sequence ATGGAAACGATTCTGGGCTTTACTGCAATTGCTGTTGCTCTGCTCATTGGTTTGGGTGCACTGGGTACCGCTATCGGTTTCGGCCTTTTGGGTGGTAAGTTCCTGGAAGGCGCTGCGCGTCAACCAGAAATGGCTCCTATGCTGCAAGTTAAGATGTTCATCGTAGCGGGTCTGCTCGACGCCGTAACCATGATCGGTGTAGGTATTGCACTTTACATGCTGTTTACTAACCCACTGGGTGCAATGCTGTAA
- the atpF gene encoding F0F1 ATP synthase subunit B — MNINATLIGQTVAFIIFVWFCMKFVWPPLMNAIEARQKRIADGLADADRAAKDLELAQAKATDQLKDAKATANEIIESANKRKAQIIDEAKAEADAERAKIIAQGKAEIEAERNRVKEELRKQVATLAITGAEKILERSIDEAAQSDIVNKLVAEI; from the coding sequence GTGAATATCAACGCTACCCTAATCGGTCAGACGGTCGCCTTTATTATCTTCGTGTGGTTCTGCATGAAGTTTGTATGGCCCCCTTTGATGAATGCCATCGAAGCGCGCCAGAAAAGGATTGCTGATGGTCTTGCTGACGCTGACCGTGCAGCAAAAGACCTGGAGTTGGCTCAAGCGAAAGCGACTGACCAACTGAAAGACGCCAAGGCTACAGCCAACGAAATCATTGAGTCTGCCAACAAGCGCAAGGCTCAGATTATTGACGAAGCCAAAGCTGAAGCAGACGCTGAGCGTGCGAAAATCATTGCTCAGGGTAAAGCAGAAATTGAAGCTGAACGTAATCGCGTGAAAGAGGAACTGCGTAAGCAGGTTGCTACTCTTGCCATCACTGGTGCAGAGAAGATCCTCGAGCGTTCGATTGATGAAGCCGCCCAAAGCGACATAGTTAATAAACTAGTTGCTGAAATTTGA